The proteins below are encoded in one region of Vicia villosa cultivar HV-30 ecotype Madison, WI unplaced genomic scaffold, Vvil1.0 ctg.000434F_1_1, whole genome shotgun sequence:
- the LOC131628227 gene encoding uncharacterized protein LOC131628227, with protein sequence MDALEKVLAFLIYGQVLFPRYDKIVDVIAIKVFISNNPVPTLVGDLLHSIHHRSSKGKGCVLRCAPLLHKWFISHLPRSVIKNEEGWTWFQRVMRLSYDDIVWNQKEFEGTHLFDSCRDFPNIPLRGTRGGITYNPILARHQFGFALKDKLCSIYLSAENFDYDSDTTGKKKLFIRAWSKVKKVGTRELGLKNYIPSDLYFRWIYDRVVEYGMPYPSDIPVVPRVTPLAILVVLEPYVPAPNEDLAATIASLRREKDDLERRLRDVEAEKAVLVANAKERDSMLDYFSRKWKIEDFVSPDQIQSWEQEIDKLFQERNEMMKAHKEEIRSLKRKRRRED encoded by the coding sequence ATGGACGCTCTTGAAAAGGTTCTCGCTTTCCTGATCTATGGGCAAGTCTTATTCCCTCGTTATGACAAAATTGTTGATGTGATTGCCATTAAGGTTTTTATCAGCAACAACCCCGTTCCTACATTAGTGGGTGACTTGTTACATTCCATCCATCATCGATCATCTAAAGGGAAAGGATGCGTTCTTAGATGTGCACCTCTAttacataagtggtttatttcgcacttaccccgTTCCGTGATAAAGAACGAAGAAGGTTGGACTTGGTTTCAAAGGGTCATGAGGCTTTCTTACGATGATATCGTTTGGAaccaaaaagagtttgaaggaACCCATTTATTTGATAGTTGCAGAGATTTCCCAAATATACCTCTTCGTGGTACCCGAggaggaataacttataatcccatattagctcgacatcagtttggtttcgcTTTGAAAGACAAACTATGCTCCATATACCTTAGTGCAGAAAACTTTGATTATGATTCAGATACAAccgggaagaagaagttgtttattAGAGCTTGGTCCAAGGTAAAGAAGGTAGGTACGAGAGAATTGGGACTAAAGAACTACATCCCTTCAGATCTTTATTTTAGGTGGATTTATGATCGAGTTGTTGAGTATGGTATGCCATATCCATCTGATATCCCTGTTGTGCCAAGGGTTACCCCTCTGGCCATTCTTGTGGTTTTGGAGCCTTATGTTCCCGCTCCAAATGAAGACCTTGCTGCTACTATTGCTTCTTTAAGAAGAGaaaaggatgatctcgaaagGCGCCTACGAGATGTTGAAGCAGAAAAAGCAGTGTTGGTGGCCAATGCCAAAGAGCGTGATAGTATGCTTGATTATTTCTCCCGTAAATGGAAGATTGAGGATTTCGTCTCTCCAgatcagatacaatcatgggaACAAGAGATTGATAAACTCTTCCAAGAAAGAAACGAGATGATGAAAGCTCACAAAGAAGAGATCAGAAGTTTAAAGAGAAAGCGCCGACGCGAAGActga